A window from Pirellulales bacterium encodes these proteins:
- a CDS encoding SDR family oxidoreductase, translating to MDDFLQLAGKTVLVCGLANRKSVAWHIGRVLAEVGARPLFVVRSAERLQSVRRFVGDWPVHVCDVEFPEQIARLADELSTAGVRLAGLVHSIAFADYSAGVKPFHETPKSAFLRSMDISCYSLIALSEALRERIDPDGSVVTISISTTRMASENYGYMAPVKAALDSALVFLAKSFSQFSRIRFNAVAPGLLKTSASAGIPGYVDAYLYAEQATLRRRAVETEEVANVAAFLLSPRSSGINAQRIVVDAGMSVNYFDRSLTRKALAEDTPPQPGPKED from the coding sequence TTGGACGACTTCCTGCAGCTCGCTGGAAAAACGGTGTTGGTTTGCGGGTTGGCCAATCGCAAGAGCGTGGCCTGGCATATCGGGCGAGTGCTCGCGGAGGTGGGGGCGCGGCCGCTGTTTGTCGTGCGGTCGGCCGAGCGGCTCCAGAGCGTGCGGCGGTTTGTCGGCGATTGGCCGGTGCACGTTTGCGACGTGGAATTCCCAGAGCAAATCGCCCGGCTGGCAGATGAACTTTCGACCGCCGGCGTGCGCTTGGCCGGCTTGGTGCATTCGATCGCTTTTGCCGACTATTCGGCAGGCGTGAAGCCATTTCACGAAACGCCCAAGAGCGCGTTCTTGCGATCGATGGATATTTCTTGTTATTCGCTGATCGCGCTTTCCGAGGCCTTGCGCGAGCGGATCGATCCCGACGGATCGGTGGTCACGATTTCGATTTCCACCACTCGCATGGCCAGCGAAAACTACGGCTACATGGCGCCGGTGAAAGCGGCCCTCGATTCGGCGCTCGTGTTCCTCGCCAAATCGTTCAGCCAGTTCTCGCGGATCCGCTTCAATGCCGTCGCTCCGGGACTGTTGAAAACATCGGCGTCGGCCGGCATTCCGGGTTATGTCGACGCGTATCTTTATGCCGAGCAAGCGACGCTTCGCCGCCGGGCCGTCGAGACGGAAGAAGTGGCCAATGTGGCGGCATTTCTCCTCAGCCCGCGCTCCAGCGGAATCAACGCCCAGCGAATCGTCGTCGACGCGGGCATGTCGGTCAACTATTTCGACCGTAGCCTGACCCGCAAGGCGCTCGCGGAAGATACCCCCCCACAGCCCGGGCCCAAAGAAGACTAG